One Sporomusaceae bacterium ACPt DNA window includes the following coding sequences:
- the paaK gene encoding Phenylacetate-coenzyme A ligase, whose translation MNTYWNKPAETMEREEMTSLQTGRLKEIVDRLYRQQPFYRSKMQAEGLLPEDVATLEDIRKLPFTTKQDMRDNYPYGLFAVPMSEIVRIHASSGTTGRPTVVGYTKRDIGIWSEVAARSLVAAGLSRQSCIQVAYGYGLFTGGLGIHYGAELLGASVIPISSGNTARQIMLMKDFGTTALACTPSYALYLAETMREMGIDPRETSLKVGVFGAEPWSERMRQEIESQLGIRAIDIYGLSEIIGPGVAIECCVQDGLHISEDHFYPEIINPVTGEVLPDGEKGELVITTLTKEGMPMIRYRTRDLTVLHREKCACGRTLVRMSKVLGRSDDMLIIRGVNVFPSQVESVLLSIGETSPHYQLIVDRKDNLDHLTVLVEITEAMFSDEVRGLEHLEGKIKAELASVLNVSATVRLVGPKTIERSEGKAKRVIDNRKI comes from the coding sequence ATGAATACGTATTGGAACAAGCCGGCGGAAACCATGGAACGTGAGGAAATGACCAGCCTCCAGACCGGTCGGCTGAAAGAGATTGTTGACAGATTGTACCGACAGCAGCCGTTTTACCGCTCCAAAATGCAGGCTGAGGGACTGCTGCCCGAAGATGTTGCCACATTAGAGGATATTAGAAAGCTGCCGTTTACAACAAAGCAGGATATGCGCGATAATTATCCTTACGGACTGTTCGCCGTTCCGATGTCCGAGATTGTCCGGATTCATGCCTCCAGCGGCACCACTGGCAGACCCACAGTTGTCGGCTATACTAAGCGCGATATTGGTATTTGGTCAGAAGTAGCTGCCAGATCACTTGTGGCGGCAGGTCTTAGCAGGCAGTCGTGCATTCAGGTGGCTTACGGTTATGGGTTATTTACCGGCGGTTTGGGCATTCATTATGGTGCTGAACTTCTTGGCGCCTCCGTAATTCCGATATCCAGCGGCAATACTGCCAGACAAATTATGTTAATGAAAGATTTCGGCACTACAGCGCTGGCATGCACGCCGTCTTACGCGTTATATCTTGCGGAAACAATGCGTGAGATGGGCATTGATCCCCGCGAAACCTCACTCAAGGTAGGGGTATTTGGAGCAGAGCCATGGTCTGAACGCATGCGCCAGGAGATAGAGTCCCAGCTGGGCATTCGGGCTATTGACATTTACGGGTTAAGTGAAATCATTGGTCCAGGTGTTGCAATTGAATGCTGTGTTCAAGATGGCCTGCATATTAGTGAAGACCATTTCTACCCGGAAATCATCAATCCGGTAACCGGTGAAGTGTTGCCAGATGGTGAGAAAGGTGAGTTAGTCATTACCACGCTCACTAAAGAAGGCATGCCGATGATTCGTTACCGGACACGGGACCTGACTGTCCTGCACCGGGAGAAATGCGCCTGCGGCCGCACTCTGGTAAGGATGAGCAAAGTGCTCGGACGGAGTGACGATATGCTGATCATTCGCGGCGTTAACGTTTTCCCGTCGCAAGTTGAAAGCGTGCTGTTAAGCATTGGCGAAACATCGCCCCATTACCAACTTATTGTTGACCGTAAGGACAACCTTGATCATCTTACTGTCCTGGTAGAAATAACTGAAGCCATGTTCTCCGACGAAGTGCGCGGTTTGGAGCACTTAGAAGGAAAAATTAAGGCTGAATTGGCCAGCGTACTTAATGTTTCGGCCACGGTGCGCCTTGTCGGGCCGAAAACCATTGAGCGGAGTGAAGGTAAGGCCAAGCGGGTTATTGACAATAGAAAAATATAG
- the mgsA gene encoding Methylglyoxal synthase — translation MKKTIALIAHDRKKDEMLKFVLENKELLSCHTLIATATTGKIIKEHAALEVTTYLSGPLGGDQQIGARIACHEVDAVFFLRDPLTAQPHEPDITALLRVCDVHNIPVATNVASAGLILRCLKGE, via the coding sequence TTGAAAAAAACCATCGCACTCATAGCCCATGACCGCAAAAAAGATGAAATGCTTAAATTCGTTTTAGAAAACAAAGAACTGCTGTCATGTCATACTTTAATAGCAACCGCCACTACCGGAAAAATTATCAAAGAACATGCTGCTCTGGAAGTTACCACTTACTTATCCGGACCTTTAGGCGGCGACCAGCAAATTGGTGCTCGTATCGCCTGTCACGAAGTTGATGCCGTCTTCTTCTTACGCGACCCGCTTACTGCCCAGCCGCATGAACCGGATATCACCGCCCTCCTGCGCGTCTGCGACGTCCATAACATTCCGGTAGCTACCAACGTAGCAAGCGCCGGCCTAATACTACGTTGTCTGAAAGGTGAATAA
- the recR gene encoding Recombination protein RecR: MSYIAPIAKLVEQFRRLPGIGPKSATRLAYHVLKMDKNQAAALAEAIVEAKEKVGYCSVCFDLTDSDPCQICRAEGRDRSVVCVVEDPKDVTAMERTREFRGLYHVLHGALSPLEGVGPDDIRIKELLGRVGQGVQEVIMATNPDVEGEATAMYIAKLLKPLGVKVTRIAHGLPVGGDLEYADEVTLAKALENRREI; this comes from the coding sequence ATGAGCTATATTGCACCAATCGCCAAGCTGGTTGAACAATTTCGCCGATTGCCTGGCATTGGCCCGAAATCTGCGACCCGCCTGGCCTATCATGTACTCAAAATGGATAAAAATCAGGCAGCGGCACTGGCAGAAGCAATTGTTGAAGCCAAAGAGAAAGTGGGCTACTGTTCGGTTTGCTTTGACCTGACTGATTCCGACCCTTGCCAGATTTGCCGGGCTGAGGGGCGTGACAGGTCGGTGGTATGTGTCGTTGAAGACCCCAAAGATGTAACCGCGATGGAACGTACCCGTGAATTCCGGGGACTCTATCATGTATTGCACGGAGCACTATCGCCGTTAGAAGGCGTGGGGCCGGATGATATCAGAATAAAAGAACTTCTTGGCCGTGTTGGCCAGGGAGTTCAGGAAGTTATTATGGCTACCAATCCGGATGTTGAAGGCGAGGCAACAGCCATGTATATTGCCAAACTGTTAAAGCCGCTGGGAGTCAAAGTTACCCGTATTGCCCATGGATTGCCGGTGGGCGGTGACCTTGAATACGCGGACGAAGTAACACTAGCTAAGGCTCTCGAAAATCGCCGGGAAATATAA